One Methanobacterium sp. genomic window, AAAATTAAACCAAGCTCTAATTTCTGCACAGAATGTGGGAAACCGGTGGATGAACCTCATGCAGAGAATGGGAAAGTAGTAGAGCTTGACAAAAAAGAACTAACAACTTCTGAGTTAAAATCAGACATTAGATGTCCCCAGTGCAATCATAAATTTAATTCTGAAGACACATTCTGTACTGAGTGTGGTTTTAAAATCGATAGAATTTCTAACTGTCCTAAATGTAATGCACCTATTCAACTTGGAACTAGTTTCTGCACAGAGTGTGGAATTAATGTTGAACAACACAAACCTACTACTATCCAAGCAGGGACTAAAACTGTTGAAACCTCTTCATCCTCAACTTTTAACCCACCACCTGCAGATGATTCTATGGAAGAGTTTATACAAACTGGTAAAGGCTTGTTGGATGAAGTGGAGAAAACTGGCAGAGGTTTGATGAAAGATCTGGATAACTTCTTAGGTAAATCCACTGAAAGCTCACATAAAACTATTAAACCTGCACGAAAGGATCAAAAATTCCTGGTTTGTGATCAATGAGGAGGGTATTACCAACTTCAAAATGGTGAAACAGAAGAAGATTTTTCTCAAGAATGTGATTGTGGTGGGCACTTGGTGGTTAAAAACAAACATCCCTAAATGTTTAGCATCCTTAATTTTTTTTGATTAGGTCCCATAATTGATTAAGCTCTATTATTAAGTAGAACCATAAATTTGGGATTTGACAGAAAATTATCCAATGTAATTAAGTGATGGGGGGTTGAAGTGTTCGTATTTTACCCACCTTACCAACATCTCATAAAATATATTTATGATATCATAATTTTGATAGTTGTAGTGTTTACCTATTAAATTTTGCATAGTTTAAACAATTAAAATGACAGTATTCTATTATCAGTGATCCATTTTTTAAATAATATTCCAACAGATTATGCAAAACTTATTATAAATTTAAAAATAAAATATTGAATTATAGCTGTAGGAGTTTCTATAATGTCTGATAATTATCTTCAAAAAGACTATGAACGGGTCAATAAGAAATTCAAAGAATTAATGAATGCAGGTGAAATTGAATCAATTGAAAAGAAGATTAAGGGTTTAGAAGAAAAAACCCAGCCCAATCTTATTGACCAGATATGGTTAAATATTTATAATGATGTCCTAGATTTGAAAAAAAGAAAACAAAACGAGATTTGATACAATCATCCGAATTTAGTGCCCATACTCCCTTTTTAAGTTTGAATATAGTTTTTATTTATAAATCTTTATTATGTAATGATTCAGATTTTTCCAATTCCTTTTCACGAAGGGCATTTTTAATAACAGCCTTAGGTAATCGGTTGGTTTTATCTAGGAAAACTTTGATATTCTTTATGTACACGTGACAGTATCGAATGGCTTGTTGTATCTCCTGTGGATTACGGGTGCACTGGAAGTGATGCTGATCCTGGTAGTGGATGTCAAACATATAATTTAACATGTCCAGACATTCAGGTTTAAGACTTCCTTCAGCACAGTATTTTTCCAAATAGTCTAATAAATAATGGGATTCAGTTTCAAGAATACCATCCCTAAGTGTCACTGCTCTTGTAGCATGAAGGAATGCAAAGTAGACAGAAATTCTAGTAGAACGATGATAACCATGTTCAAAGGTTAACTCTGCTTCTTTTAACCATATTTTAGCTTCTTTAAGAGATAATGCACTTTTTAGGGGTGAAGGTTCCACTTTTTTTAGATGGCCCTGGTAATACAAATCATCAATTCTGTCCAAATATATCACCATACTACAAAATATTCGTTAATTATTTATTTGATAATACTTCCTTGAGATAAATCTTATATAAAAATTATTCAAGGATAATATTAAACTTTTCCATTGTAACTATATAAAATGATTCTCATAAGGCTATATGCTAATTTACTGAAAATGATGATTAACCTTTAAAAACTTATTTAATTTCTAATAGTTTATGATGAGATTGTTAAATTGTTACTTTTTTAATTACTATGGTGTCGGCGATTTTTTGATAGGCATCTCGGTTTTTGCGAGCATCAAAGTTCAGGATCAATGTTTTAGTGTTGATGTAGTCTGCCGATAGAAAAACGTAACTGCATACTTGTAGACCATCTTCAATTTTGATTCCGGGTTTATCAGCAATATTGATTCTTTTTGCCCTGGTAAAACATGATAAATCTGTTCTGTTACTTTGATAATAGAAAACTTCCCCTACCATGTTTTCAATTGAAGTATTGGTATTATTGTATAATTCCAGCCTGCAGTGTGTAGTGTTTGAGTTGTCTAAAACCACTAAATGGGAAGGGTATTGGAATTTTACCCACTGATTTTCGAAATGTCCCCCTGTACTGATTTTTGAATTACTATCAGTTCCCATGATGTTGGTGCATCCACTGATACTTACCAAAGCTAATATCAATATTAATAATATCAGTTGTCCGTTTTTCGTAGAAATCCCTCGCAAATTAACTGGCTTTAAAAATTTTAACAAACATTTTCGTTTTACCAATTATTTGGATGCACTGATATAATACTATTTTCTATTGTAAGTGTGGTTCCTATTTATTTTTTATTTGATGGTAAAAATCAGTTCATAAAGTAATAAAAG contains:
- a CDS encoding zinc ribbon domain-containing protein, which codes for MENSNIICNKCNAKIKPSSNFCTECGKPVDEPHAENGKVVELDKKELTTSELKSDIRCPQCNHKFNSEDTFCTECGFKIDRISNCPKCNAPIQLGTSFCTECGINVEQHKPTTIQAGTKTVETSSSSTFNPPPADDSMEEFIQTGKGLLDEVEKTGRGLMKDLDNFLGKSTESSHKTIKPARKDQKFLVCDQ
- a CDS encoding HEPN domain-containing protein, translating into MDRIDDLYYQGHLKKVEPSPLKSALSLKEAKIWLKEAELTFEHGYHRSTRISVYFAFLHATRAVTLRDGILETESHYLLDYLEKYCAEGSLKPECLDMLNYMFDIHYQDQHHFQCTRNPQEIQQAIRYCHVYIKNIKVFLDKTNRLPKAVIKNALREKELEKSESLHNKDL